Within the Acidimicrobiales bacterium genome, the region GACCTCGTCTAGCAGGATCACCGAGTAGGGCTTGCGACGCACGCTCTCGGTGAGCTGGCCGCCCTCGTCGTGACCGACATAACCCGGAGGCGCCCCGATCAGGCGACTGACCGAGTGCTTCTCCATGTACTCGCTCATGTCGATGCGGATCATGGCGCGCTCGTCGTCGAACATCACCTGGGCCAGAGCCCTGGCCAGTTCGGTCTTTCCGACGCCGGTGGGGCCGAGGAACAAGAAGGTTCCGATGGGCCGGTTGGGGTCGGACAGCCCGGCCCGGCTGCGGCGGATGGCGTTGGCCACCACCGACACCGCGTCGTGTTGTCCGACGACACGCTCGTGCAGCAGCGTCTCGAGGTGCACCAGCTTGTCGGCCTCGCTCTCGAGAAGGCGCGACACCGGTATGCCGGTCCAGCGGGCGACCACCTCGGCGATGTCCTCTGGCTCGACCTCCTCCTTCAGCATCCTCTGCTCGGCCTGAAGCCGGCGAAGCTCCTCGGTGGCTGCATCGACACGTCGGGTCAGCTCGGGCAGCTTTCCATAGCGGATCTCGGCGGCCTTCTCGAGGTCGACTTCGCGCTCCAGCTCACCGTTGAGACGCTCGATCTCGGACTTGATGGCACGGATCTTGTCGATGGCGGCCTTCTCGAGCTCCCAGTGGGCGGTCATGCCCGCCAGCTTCTCCTTGTCGTCGGCGAGCCTTGCCTCGATCTCGTTGCGGCGCTCGACGCTGACCGGATCGCTCTCCTTGGCCAGTGCCACCAGCTCGATCTCGAGCTGACGGATACGCCTGTCGACCACGTCGATCTCCATCGGCATCGAGTCGATCTCGATGCGCAGGCGACTTGCGGCCTCGTCCATGAGGTCGATGGCCTTGTCTGGCAAGAAGCGGTCGCTCAGGTAGCGGTCGGACAAGACGGCAGCACTCAGCAGAGCGGCGTCCTGGATTCGCACACCGTGATGAACCTCGTAACGCTCCTTGAGCCCCCGAAGGATGGCCACGGTGTCGGTTACCGAAGGTTCGCCGACCAGTACCGGCTGGAAGCGTCGCTCGAGCGCCGGGTCTTTTTCGATGTGGGCGCGGTACTCGTCGAGGGTGGTGGCGCCGATCATTCGCAGCTCGCCACGGGCGAGCATCGGCTTGAGCATGTTGCCCGCGTCCATGGCCGAGTCGCCGCTGGCGCCGGCACCGACGATGGTGTGGAGTTCGTCGATGAAGGTGATGACCTCGCCGTCGCTGTCCTTGATCTCGGCCAGCACCGCCTGAAGGCGTTCTTCGAATTCGCCGCGGTATTTGGCCCCAGCCACCAGCGCAGACATGTCGAGCGACACCAGCCGCTTGTGCTTGAGGCTCTCGGGAACATCGCCTTCGGCGATACGCCTGGCCAAGCCTTCGACGATCGCCGTCTTGCCGACCCCAGGCTCGCCGATGAGCACCGGGTTGTTCTTTGTGCGCCTGGACAGGACCTGAATGACCCTGCGCACCTCGTCGTCGCGGCCGATGACCGGGTCGAGCTTGCCCTCGAGAGCTGCCTGGGTGAGGTCGGTTCCGAACTTCTCGAGCGACTCGAAGGTGTCTTCGGGCCGCTGGTTGGTGACTCGCCGGCTGCCACGGATCGAGCGCAAAGCTTCGATGACCTGCTCGCGGGGCACATCGATACGTGCCCGGCGATCGGAGTTCTCGGGACCGTTGGCCAGCGCCACGACGATGTGTTCGGTGCTGAGGTACTCGTCGCCGAGTTCGACCCTCACGGTGTCTGCGGTTTCGATGACCGAGATGAGGTCGCGACTCATGCGCGGCTCAGAGCCCCCGTAGCTGCTGGGCAGACGTTCGATCGCATCGGATGCAGCGTTGCGAAGGGACAGGGGCTGGAGGCCGAGCTTGGTCACCAGCGGAAGCACCACACCTTCTTCCTGGCCCAGCAGGGCGGCGAGAAGGTGGTCGGGGGTGACCTCGGGGTTGCTTGCATCGCGAGCCGCTGTGAGCGCGGCCGCCATGGCCTCCTGGGTCTTCAGGGTCCAGCGGTTCGGATCAATTGCCATGATCTGAGTATACCCCCACCATCAGGAAAGTTGATAGTGCTGTTATCAGGTTTTCGCCCTTTGTCTTCGGTCTAGGGATGGAGAACCTCGACCCTGTCGACGACGTCCCAGTCGCCGTCGGTGCGCTGCCCCAACACATGGGCAACCGCTCGCTCGGGCCAACCCAGCAGGGCCTGCTCGGCCGCAGACCGAGCGGCGTCGAGGCTGTCGAATCGCTCTTCGAGATCGTCGCCATCGCGACCACGGCCCTTCGCCGGACCGATCCTGACCAGGTATGGCCCGCTGACCTGGGCCATACGTCGATCGTTGACCTTGTTGGAGACGAACAATGCGACGCCGAACAACAGGATCGACGCACCCAGCAGTGCCAGCAGCAGCGAGACCAGCTCGATGATGTCCACCTAACGTCCGCCTCGGGGGTGAGCCTCCCAGCGCACCACGGCCTGCTGTAGCGGCACCAGATCGCGCCGATGCTCGCGCCTGACCTCTTCGATGGCCGAAGCTGCCTGCTGGCGGATCTTGGCTATCTCGGATCGAAGCCGTTCGTTCTCGGCTTCCAGGTCCAGGACGCGCTTGACGCCCGCCAGATTGAGACCCTCGTTGGTGAGCTCTTGGATGCGCTGGAGCCTTTGGATGTCGCGGTCGCTGTACCGGCGGCTGCCGCCTGGGGTGCGCGCCGGCTCGACCAGACCCTTGCGCTCGTATATCCGCAGGGTCTGGGCATGGACCCCGGCCAATTCGGCCGCGACCGAGATCACGTAGAGGGCCCTTGCGATTTCGCTCTTGCTGTCTCCAGATGGGGTCATGGGATCGTCCCGGATATCGATGTGCTGGTTTGGCGGCCTAGGCGTTGTCGAGATGCTCGCGCGGCGACCAGTCGGTCACCTCTGCAAGCGCCTCTATTGCCTCGCGCTCTTTCTTGGTGAGCTTCTGGGGAACGACTACCTCGACGGTCACCAGCAGGTCTCCTGTGCCCTTAGAAGTTGCCACACCCCGACCTTTGACGCGGAATGTCTTGCCCGAACGTGTGCCCGGAGGAACCTTCAACGTGACGGTCGAGTTGTCGAACGTCGGCACTTTCACAGATGCGCCCAACGCGGCCTCGGGGAACGAG harbors:
- a CDS encoding helix-turn-helix transcriptional regulator, producing the protein MTPSGDSKSEIARALYVISVAAELAGVHAQTLRIYERKGLVEPARTPGGSRRYSDRDIQRLQRIQELTNEGLNLAGVKRVLDLEAENERLRSEIAKIRQQAASAIEEVRREHRRDLVPLQQAVVRWEAHPRGGR
- a CDS encoding AAA family ATPase, with product MAIDPNRWTLKTQEAMAAALTAARDASNPEVTPDHLLAALLGQEEGVVLPLVTKLGLQPLSLRNAASDAIERLPSSYGGSEPRMSRDLISVIETADTVRVELGDEYLSTEHIVVALANGPENSDRRARIDVPREQVIEALRSIRGSRRVTNQRPEDTFESLEKFGTDLTQAALEGKLDPVIGRDDEVRRVIQVLSRRTKNNPVLIGEPGVGKTAIVEGLARRIAEGDVPESLKHKRLVSLDMSALVAGAKYRGEFEERLQAVLAEIKDSDGEVITFIDELHTIVGAGASGDSAMDAGNMLKPMLARGELRMIGATTLDEYRAHIEKDPALERRFQPVLVGEPSVTDTVAILRGLKERYEVHHGVRIQDAALLSAAVLSDRYLSDRFLPDKAIDLMDEAASRLRIEIDSMPMEIDVVDRRIRQLEIELVALAKESDPVSVERRNEIEARLADDKEKLAGMTAHWELEKAAIDKIRAIKSEIERLNGELEREVDLEKAAEIRYGKLPELTRRVDAATEELRRLQAEQRMLKEEVEPEDIAEVVARWTGIPVSRLLESEADKLVHLETLLHERVVGQHDAVSVVANAIRRSRAGLSDPNRPIGTFLFLGPTGVGKTELARALAQVMFDDERAMIRIDMSEYMEKHSVSRLIGAPPGYVGHDEGGQLTESVRRKPYSVILLDEVEKAHQDVFNVLLQVFDDGRLTDGQGRTVDFTNVVVIMTSNLPGDPADFFRPEFINRIDDIVRFHELTRENMAPIVEMQLEAVRHRLDDRGIELDVSTEAINKLADLGYDPAFGARPLKRTIQREIVDRLAMILLSRPVEDDSVAEVDVVDGQLEVRVRVPAHQV